A single genomic interval of Barnesiella intestinihominis YIT 11860 harbors:
- the dut gene encoding dUTP diphosphatase translates to MKVSVKIVNKSHHALPSYSTLFSAGMDIRANLSEPVTLAPMERRLIPTGLFIALPEGYEAQIRPRSGLALKHGITIPNSPGTIDADYRGEVGIIVLNASDKPFTIEDGERICQMVVKEYCRVEWNEVDSLDETERGAGGFGHTGVK, encoded by the coding sequence ATGAAAGTTTCCGTCAAGATAGTCAATAAGTCGCATCATGCGTTACCTTCTTACAGTACTTTGTTCTCGGCCGGAATGGATATTCGCGCCAATCTGTCGGAGCCCGTTACGTTAGCTCCTATGGAGCGCCGGTTGATTCCTACCGGGCTTTTTATCGCTTTGCCCGAAGGATACGAGGCTCAGATACGTCCGCGCAGCGGGTTGGCGTTGAAGCATGGTATCACGATACCGAATTCTCCGGGAACGATCGATGCCGATTATCGGGGAGAGGTAGGTATCATCGTGTTGAACGCTTCGGACAAGCCGTTTACCATCGAAGACGGCGAGCGTATTTGCCAAATGGTGGTGAAAGAGTATTGTCGGGTAGAGTGGAATGAAGTGGATAGCTTGGACGAGACCGAGCGAGGAGCCGGCGGATTCGGTCATACAGGTGTGAAATAG
- a CDS encoding DUF4292 domain-containing protein, protein MNHIRIAVCSIVLLILAGCKGGKELISERPVSQEVRNNFESLKASYPDWNTFSAKGSADLSFGASGSLSASTQLRMVRGEVLQISVRIILGIEVARLYMTPDSLFLVNKMQKQYVAASLQEIGERLSSPVSLQTVQDALLGRIFLLNSANNAYGIDDFEVMESGSSRWSLSPKRQDERFSYRFDLDEIKLLSTQMGSTSGLKEIVCHYTDFIKQGQSENFPTKMKIALTGLSVPVSLNLRYDSSSVSWNGKVGVEKPALSKYTRVSAAQMLKKLSI, encoded by the coding sequence ATGAATCACATACGAATCGCGGTTTGCTCGATCGTTCTGCTGATTTTGGCAGGGTGTAAGGGTGGGAAGGAATTGATTTCAGAGCGTCCTGTTTCACAAGAGGTGCGGAATAATTTCGAGTCGTTAAAGGCCTCCTATCCCGATTGGAATACGTTTTCTGCCAAAGGTTCCGCCGATTTATCTTTCGGAGCGAGCGGTTCTTTGAGCGCATCTACTCAACTGCGTATGGTCCGGGGCGAAGTGTTGCAAATCTCGGTGAGAATCATTTTGGGCATAGAAGTTGCTCGGTTATATATGACACCCGACAGTTTGTTTCTGGTGAATAAGATGCAGAAACAGTATGTAGCGGCATCGTTGCAGGAGATAGGGGAGAGGCTGTCCAGTCCCGTTTCGTTGCAGACCGTTCAAGATGCTTTGTTGGGACGCATATTTTTATTGAATAGCGCGAACAATGCATATGGTATAGATGATTTCGAGGTGATGGAATCCGGTTCCTCCCGTTGGTCGCTTTCTCCGAAACGGCAGGACGAGAGATTTAGTTACCGATTCGATTTGGACGAAATAAAACTGCTTTCTACCCAAATGGGTTCGACGAGTGGACTCAAAGAGATTGTTTGCCATTATACCGATTTTATTAAACAGGGACAGAGTGAGAATTTTCCTACGAAGATGAAAATCGCTTTGACGGGGTTGAGTGTCCCGGTTTCGTTGAATTTGAGATATGATTCCTCTTCGGTTTCATGGAATGGAAAAGTCGGTGTAGAGAAACCTGCTTTATCAAAATATACGCGTGTTTCGGCTGCGCAGATGTTAAAGAAATTGTCGATATGA
- a CDS encoding deoxyguanosinetriphosphate triphosphohydrolase: protein MHWEKLITSKRFGMEQYHDDRHHTRTDFQRDYDRLVFSAPFRRLQNKTQVFPLPGSIFVHNRLTHSLEVSCVGRSLGNNVSAVLSEKYKNEPWCYKLNHLGAITSAACLAHDLGNPPFGHSGERAIATYFSEGNGQIIKQELKNEYHWQDLTHFEGNANAFRLLTHQFQGRRPGGFALTYSTLASIVKYPYSSIQSTKKGKSGFFTSEKQDFLRIARDLGLLPDGDSGERYHRHPLVYLVEAADDICYQIMDIEDAHKLKILTTETVKKLFLDFFDDDRKKHINEVLEIVSDLNEQIVYLRSCVIGTLIDECSTLFCREEQALLEGRFKGALVDHISERPRTAYQNCADTAWTKIYKSSDVLDIELAGNRIISVLLDKFLDAVRFPDKAYSRLLLNKVPEQYEVHSTTLYGKVQAVIDYISGMTDVYALDLYRKINGMSLPSL from the coding sequence ATGCACTGGGAGAAACTGATCACCTCCAAACGGTTCGGCATGGAGCAATACCATGACGACAGACATCATACTCGCACCGATTTTCAACGCGATTATGACCGATTGGTTTTCTCGGCCCCGTTTCGTCGATTACAGAACAAAACACAGGTATTTCCTCTGCCGGGTAGCATCTTCGTCCATAACCGACTGACCCACAGCCTCGAAGTATCATGCGTAGGACGCTCATTGGGAAACAACGTGTCGGCCGTGCTCAGCGAAAAATACAAAAACGAACCGTGGTGTTACAAACTCAACCACTTGGGAGCCATCACCTCGGCGGCATGTCTTGCCCACGATTTGGGAAATCCGCCTTTCGGGCATTCGGGCGAAAGAGCTATCGCAACTTATTTTTCCGAGGGAAACGGACAAATAATAAAACAAGAACTGAAAAACGAATATCATTGGCAAGATCTTACGCACTTCGAAGGTAATGCAAATGCTTTCCGGTTGCTCACCCATCAATTTCAAGGTCGGAGACCCGGAGGATTCGCCCTCACCTATTCGACATTGGCCTCGATAGTCAAATATCCCTACTCCTCCATACAATCGACAAAAAAAGGAAAATCGGGATTTTTCACCTCCGAGAAACAAGACTTCCTGCGTATCGCCCGTGACTTGGGATTACTGCCGGACGGCGACAGCGGCGAACGATACCATCGCCACCCGTTAGTCTATTTGGTCGAAGCTGCCGACGACATCTGTTACCAAATTATGGACATCGAGGATGCCCATAAACTGAAAATCCTGACAACCGAAACCGTCAAGAAACTATTCCTCGACTTTTTCGATGACGACAGAAAGAAACACATCAACGAAGTTTTGGAAATAGTGAGCGACCTCAACGAGCAAATCGTTTATCTGCGGTCATGTGTCATCGGCACGCTCATAGACGAATGTTCCACGCTGTTTTGCCGGGAAGAACAAGCGCTGTTAGAGGGAAGATTCAAAGGAGCTTTGGTGGACCACATTTCCGAAAGGCCCCGGACGGCCTACCAAAATTGCGCCGACACCGCATGGACGAAAATTTACAAATCGTCCGATGTTCTGGATATCGAGTTAGCAGGTAATCGCATCATTTCCGTTCTGCTTGACAAATTCCTGGATGCCGTACGATTCCCCGACAAAGCCTATTCGAGACTATTGCTGAACAAAGTACCCGAACAATACGAAGTACATTCCACCACGCTGTACGGTAAAGTTCAGGCCGTCATCGATTATATATCGGGTATGACCGACGTCTATGCCCTCGACCTCTATCGAAAAATCAACGGCATGAGTTTGCCGTCTCTCTAA
- a CDS encoding TPM domain-containing protein yields the protein MKKIAIISLLLLVCPLIRAIEYTVDKVPNVHLDDGRRFVSNPDGILSAETVNTLDQMLFSLQEANTSEVAVVALQSIGDNDIDDFATELFTRWGIGKQNDNGLLVLLILDQRRITFRTGYGIEGILPDAICKRIQTQYVIPQFKQGDYDKGILDGMNVITRILTTPEAVKELTAAPVKKGIDWERIIGIYLTVSLVVSHILLFAMLWNIAHYAKKDAYERYKRLARFRPYLLAGSFLFPFFVLLLYGGLGRRLKRLRNKPRNCESCGNKMRKLDEEEDNRYLTPQENTEERLNSVDYDVWLCDHCGNTLVYPYENQFTQYQKCPYCHSRAYSFEGDHILRRATTVSTGLGEKRYYCSHCHKTDCKQYIIPIIVAAAVVGSGRRGGGFGGGFGGGFGGGATGGGGSTSGW from the coding sequence ATGAAAAAAATCGCTATAATTTCTCTATTGTTACTCGTCTGCCCGCTCATACGGGCGATTGAATACACGGTCGATAAAGTTCCCAATGTGCACCTCGATGACGGGAGACGTTTCGTAAGCAATCCCGACGGTATTTTATCGGCCGAGACAGTAAACACCCTCGACCAAATGCTATTCTCCCTACAAGAAGCCAACACTTCCGAAGTCGCAGTCGTCGCCTTACAGTCCATTGGAGACAACGACATAGACGACTTCGCCACGGAACTTTTTACCCGATGGGGAATAGGAAAACAAAACGACAACGGACTGCTGGTTTTGTTGATACTCGACCAACGCAGAATTACATTCCGCACAGGGTATGGTATAGAAGGAATATTACCCGATGCTATTTGTAAACGCATACAAACGCAATACGTTATACCACAATTCAAACAAGGAGACTATGATAAAGGAATCCTCGACGGAATGAATGTCATTACCCGAATTTTAACAACTCCCGAGGCCGTAAAAGAACTTACCGCCGCACCGGTAAAAAAAGGAATCGACTGGGAGAGAATCATCGGTATATACCTCACGGTTTCCCTCGTCGTATCTCACATCTTGTTATTTGCTATGCTTTGGAACATCGCTCATTATGCAAAAAAAGACGCCTACGAGCGATACAAACGGCTGGCCAGATTTCGCCCGTATCTCTTAGCCGGCAGCTTTTTGTTTCCATTCTTCGTGCTCCTCCTTTACGGAGGGCTCGGACGACGGTTGAAGCGTCTTCGCAACAAGCCTCGCAACTGTGAATCTTGCGGAAACAAAATGAGAAAGCTCGACGAAGAAGAAGACAACCGATACCTCACACCGCAAGAAAACACGGAAGAACGGCTGAACTCGGTAGATTACGACGTATGGCTCTGCGACCATTGCGGGAATACATTGGTATATCCTTATGAAAACCAATTTACTCAATACCAAAAATGCCCGTACTGCCACAGCCGGGCTTACAGTTTCGAAGGCGACCACATTCTACGCAGAGCCACGACGGTCAGCACCGGATTAGGAGAAAAAAGATACTATTGTTCCCACTGTCACAAAACAGACTGTAAACAGTACATCATACCCATTATCGTAGCCGCCGCAGTTGTCGGAAGTGGTCGTAGAGGCGGAGGTTTCGGAGGCGGATTCGGGGGAGGCTTCGGGGGCGGAGCCACAGGTGGCGGAGGCTCGACTTCCGGTTGGTAA
- a CDS encoding glycosyl transferase has protein sequence MKILLIGEASNLHWTLAEGLRANGHTVTVVSHGSHWLDNKRDVSIVRRGYDLFHSIQYMADIIRHLPQMRGYDVVQVTNPVFFDLRPEKNWTIFKYLKKHNKKIFLDALAIDHYYVKACLDGKTFRYSDFFVGDRPLPHPEREKMLAAWIGGPNERPNIEMAQEANGIIACLYEYYAAYQPEYADKLAYIPIPIDLSINPFHPIKSTPEVVKFFIGIQQHRTAIKGTDILLDVLREIHDKYPRESHIQKVVSVPFDEYNKLLVDCHILLDQLYSYTPATNALAAMARGIIAVSGAEPEFYNFIGEQKLRPIINVLPDRNDIFKQLENLIIHRDQLPRLSTESRQFVEKYHDHVKVARQYLEFWEKH, from the coding sequence ATGAAAATCCTACTGATCGGTGAAGCCAGCAACTTACACTGGACATTGGCCGAAGGGCTTCGGGCCAATGGTCACACGGTGACAGTCGTTTCTCACGGTAGCCACTGGCTCGACAACAAACGAGACGTCAGTATCGTTCGCCGAGGATATGACCTGTTTCATTCCATACAGTACATGGCGGATATTATACGACATCTCCCGCAAATGAGAGGTTATGATGTTGTCCAAGTAACTAATCCTGTCTTTTTCGATTTACGGCCAGAAAAGAATTGGACTATTTTTAAATACCTGAAAAAGCACAACAAAAAGATATTCCTCGATGCTCTCGCCATAGACCACTATTATGTAAAAGCATGCTTGGACGGCAAAACCTTTCGTTACTCCGACTTCTTCGTCGGAGACCGACCGCTCCCGCATCCCGAACGAGAAAAAATGCTTGCGGCATGGATAGGCGGTCCCAACGAGCGACCCAACATCGAAATGGCCCAAGAAGCCAATGGTATCATTGCCTGTTTATATGAATATTATGCAGCATACCAGCCCGAATATGCCGATAAATTAGCCTATATCCCCATACCCATCGACCTGTCGATCAATCCTTTCCACCCGATAAAAAGCACACCGGAGGTCGTTAAGTTCTTCATCGGGATACAACAACACCGCACAGCGATAAAAGGAACCGACATATTACTCGACGTACTCCGAGAAATTCATGATAAATACCCCCGCGAAAGCCATATACAAAAAGTCGTTTCCGTACCGTTCGACGAATACAACAAACTACTGGTAGATTGTCATATCCTTCTGGACCAACTCTATTCCTATACACCCGCCACCAATGCGCTGGCAGCTATGGCACGAGGCATTATAGCCGTAAGCGGGGCCGAACCCGAATTTTATAATTTTATCGGCGAGCAAAAACTACGGCCTATTATCAACGTGTTACCCGACCGAAACGATATATTCAAACAACTGGAAAATCTGATTATACATCGGGATCAATTACCGAGACTATCGACCGAAAGTAGACAATTCGTAGAAAAATATCACGACCACGTAAAAGTAGCCCGGCAATATCTCGAATTTTGGGAGAAGCACTGA
- a CDS encoding murein hydrolase activator EnvC family protein produces the protein MKRWLIIWCLLFGFSAAVFSQTLEMEDLRKNRERTLKELNETNKKLNKTLKSAKNSLNELNSITAEIRQQRNLISKINREIAVINRRQRAVKDTIYLLQKDLTAKKRSYANAVKRMGHQRSEYDELMFIFSASSLSQSYRRARYLKEYSAWRKRQAAEIAERKQQLEVLQKQLAKSVAEKNAVLKERNAETEVLKKQEGSKRTLIAGLKKQEKQLKREIDRKRKQAEALDRKLEQLIAEEERKSSTRADKTEGKNSTAQQRPTKGYKMTKEELALSGSFEKNKGKLPFPLSGSYKIVAHFGRQKHPELRYVQTENSGIDIETTPGTKARAVFNGVVSRIFVTPGYNSTIIVRHGNYLTIYANLSEVYVRAGEKVSTGQNLGKIYSDAQDGNRTILTFQLWKERTKLNPELWLNL, from the coding sequence ATGAAAAGGTGGTTGATTATATGGTGTTTGTTGTTCGGCTTTTCGGCTGCGGTTTTTTCTCAAACTCTCGAAATGGAGGATTTGCGGAAGAACCGGGAGCGGACTTTGAAAGAGTTGAATGAGACCAATAAAAAACTGAATAAAACGTTGAAGAGTGCCAAAAATTCTTTGAACGAATTAAACAGTATTACCGCAGAAATCAGGCAGCAACGGAATCTTATCTCGAAAATCAATAGGGAAATCGCTGTAATCAATCGCAGGCAAAGGGCTGTGAAAGATACTATTTATTTGTTGCAAAAGGACTTGACGGCTAAAAAAAGGAGTTATGCCAACGCGGTGAAACGCATGGGACATCAGCGGTCGGAGTATGATGAACTTATGTTTATATTTTCTGCATCTTCATTGAGCCAGTCTTATCGTCGTGCTCGTTATCTGAAAGAGTACTCGGCATGGAGAAAGCGGCAGGCAGCCGAGATTGCGGAACGGAAACAGCAATTGGAAGTGTTGCAAAAACAACTTGCCAAAAGTGTAGCCGAAAAGAATGCGGTATTGAAGGAACGGAATGCCGAAACCGAGGTATTGAAAAAACAAGAAGGCAGTAAACGAACGTTGATTGCCGGATTGAAGAAGCAAGAGAAACAACTGAAAAGGGAGATAGACCGGAAGCGGAAACAGGCAGAGGCGTTGGATCGCAAGTTGGAACAACTGATTGCCGAGGAAGAGCGTAAGTCGTCTACCCGTGCTGACAAGACCGAGGGAAAAAATTCTACTGCACAGCAGCGGCCTACCAAAGGTTATAAGATGACCAAAGAAGAATTGGCCTTGTCGGGCAGTTTCGAGAAAAATAAAGGAAAGCTGCCGTTCCCTTTGTCGGGCAGTTATAAAATAGTCGCGCATTTCGGGCGGCAGAAGCACCCGGAGTTGCGCTATGTGCAGACCGAAAATAGCGGTATCGATATCGAGACTACGCCGGGAACAAAGGCTCGTGCTGTGTTCAACGGAGTCGTTTCCCGCATTTTCGTGACACCGGGATACAACAGTACGATTATCGTGCGTCACGGTAATTATCTGACTATCTATGCCAATTTAAGCGAGGTATATGTACGAGCCGGCGAAAAGGTTTCGACCGGACAGAATCTGGGAAAGATTTATTCCGACGCTCAGGACGGCAATCGTACGATTCTTACTTTCCAATTGTGGAAAGAACGTACGAAACTGAATCCGGAGCTATGGCTGAATTTGTAA
- a CDS encoding GNAT family N-acetyltransferase, which translates to MIEIHRYTAAYHRDWNDFVSESSNGTFLFLREYMEYHADRFTDYSLLVYDGNKLLALLPANRSGDVLYSHAGLTYGGLIMTTRNTTAQVLEIMRSIADFLKKERFVKWVYKCIPHIYHRYPSESDLYALFRLEARLIGRNISSTVQLDKPLRLRADRRSRMKKAEQAGLRVVETTDFSPFWKVLDANLQERFHVKPVHSLDEIELLHSRFPDRIRHFVTMRGDEILAGSVIYDTGIVAHAQYTSASAEGKASGALDLLYARLIGEVFADRKWFDFGQSTEDMGRYLNEGLIAQKEGFGGRGVAYDIYEITL; encoded by the coding sequence ATGATAGAAATACATCGGTACACTGCGGCTTATCATAGGGATTGGAATGATTTCGTATCCGAATCGTCGAACGGTACGTTTTTGTTTTTGCGGGAGTATATGGAGTATCATGCCGATCGCTTTACGGATTATTCTCTTTTGGTTTATGACGGTAATAAATTGTTGGCCTTGTTACCGGCAAACCGTTCGGGCGATGTGTTGTACTCGCATGCCGGACTGACTTACGGCGGGTTGATCATGACTACTCGGAATACGACGGCGCAGGTTCTCGAAATCATGCGGTCGATTGCCGATTTTTTGAAAAAAGAACGGTTTGTCAAATGGGTGTATAAATGTATTCCACATATCTATCATCGTTATCCTTCTGAGTCGGATTTGTATGCTTTATTTCGATTAGAGGCTCGATTGATAGGGCGCAATATATCTTCGACCGTGCAGTTGGATAAACCGCTTCGATTACGTGCCGACCGGCGCAGCCGAATGAAGAAGGCCGAGCAAGCCGGGTTGCGGGTAGTCGAGACCACCGATTTCTCTCCTTTTTGGAAAGTTTTAGATGCCAATTTGCAAGAGCGGTTTCATGTGAAACCTGTTCACTCGTTGGACGAAATCGAGTTGTTGCATAGTCGGTTCCCCGACCGGATTCGTCATTTCGTGACGATGAGGGGTGACGAGATATTGGCGGGGAGCGTCATTTATGATACGGGAATCGTGGCGCATGCGCAATATACTTCTGCTTCGGCAGAAGGGAAAGCATCGGGTGCTCTCGATTTGTTGTACGCCCGGCTTATAGGAGAGGTTTTCGCCGATAGGAAATGGTTCGATTTCGGTCAGTCGACGGAAGATATGGGGCGCTATCTGAACGAGGGGCTTATCGCTCAAAAAGAGGGATTCGGCGGGCGAGGGGTTGCTTATGATATATACGAGATAACGCTATGA
- a CDS encoding oligosaccharide flippase family protein, whose amino-acid sequence MTGGEEKKNIYRTIVKATGLFGGTQVFTILCSIIKTKLVAIWLGAEGVGIIGLYNNTVEMISSLTRLGIGTSSVRDLSKAFKSGDESRFAELVSVVRRWIWFTGLLGAVVMLTFAPLLSRYTFGDDTHIWGYVFLSCTLLFTTLTEGERAVIQASERLRVLARCSVLGSFFALLFSLPLFYFFGISGIVPAIIAHTFSIWVVTVSLGRKMKVKPVKMSWTETYRQGKNIASLGVYMTVSGFVTTLYSYLFVAWLNDRGGTGEVGFFQAGYTLVMQYVGLVFTAMSMEYYPRLSAVCEDKVLLSEHVTRQVETSLLILAPVISLFLIFQNLIIHILYTPAFLAISGYISWAVLGMLFRAFSWSVSFVLLAKGAGRIFLITEIVADSLMFVMYLVGYTHWGLQGVGVAYLLAYLFSMTGIYLVCHLKFGLHIPVRMFVSLFVYSSLCYFVWLLWSNDCLAGAYSLTAFICLFTGFQLKKKIFRKSE is encoded by the coding sequence ATGACCGGCGGGGAGGAGAAAAAAAATATCTATCGCACGATCGTGAAGGCTACCGGACTTTTCGGCGGTACACAGGTATTTACCATTCTCTGCTCGATTATCAAAACGAAATTGGTCGCTATATGGTTGGGAGCCGAGGGTGTGGGTATCATCGGGCTGTATAATAATACCGTCGAGATGATTTCCTCGTTGACAAGATTGGGAATCGGAACGAGTTCCGTGAGGGATTTATCCAAAGCGTTTAAATCGGGGGACGAAAGTCGGTTTGCCGAATTGGTGTCTGTCGTGCGTCGTTGGATTTGGTTCACCGGGTTGTTGGGGGCGGTCGTTATGCTGACTTTCGCTCCGTTGTTAAGCCGATATACGTTTGGTGACGATACCCATATATGGGGGTACGTTTTTTTGTCGTGTACGTTGTTGTTTACAACTCTTACCGAGGGGGAACGGGCGGTGATTCAGGCATCGGAACGTTTGCGGGTTTTGGCGAGATGCTCTGTTTTAGGGTCTTTTTTCGCTTTATTGTTCTCTTTACCCTTGTTCTATTTTTTCGGTATTTCGGGTATTGTCCCCGCCATTATCGCACATACATTTTCCATTTGGGTCGTGACTGTTTCGTTGGGTAGGAAGATGAAGGTAAAGCCAGTAAAAATGAGTTGGACCGAGACTTACCGGCAGGGAAAGAATATCGCTTCGTTGGGTGTTTATATGACGGTAAGCGGATTTGTTACGACCTTGTATTCCTATCTGTTCGTCGCATGGCTCAACGATAGAGGAGGAACCGGAGAGGTAGGTTTTTTTCAAGCGGGTTATACGTTGGTCATGCAGTATGTGGGGTTGGTTTTTACGGCTATGTCTATGGAATATTATCCCCGTTTATCGGCTGTCTGCGAGGATAAAGTATTGTTGTCGGAACATGTGACCCGGCAAGTGGAAACGTCGTTGTTGATATTAGCTCCTGTCATTTCGTTATTCCTGATTTTTCAGAACTTGATTATACATATATTATATACACCTGCGTTTTTAGCCATCAGCGGGTATATTTCGTGGGCTGTATTGGGCATGCTTTTCCGGGCATTTTCGTGGAGCGTGAGTTTTGTTCTGCTGGCGAAGGGAGCAGGCCGTATTTTTTTAATAACGGAAATCGTAGCCGATTCCTTGATGTTCGTGATGTATCTTGTCGGGTATACCCATTGGGGGTTACAAGGTGTCGGAGTGGCCTATTTGTTGGCCTATCTGTTTTCGATGACAGGGATTTACTTGGTTTGTCATCTGAAATTTGGGTTACATATTCCGGTGCGAATGTTCGTTTCTCTTTTTGTTTATAGTTCTTTATGTTATTTCGTTTGGCTGTTGTGGTCGAACGATTGTTTGGCGGGGGCTTACAGTCTGACCGCATTTATTTGTCTTTTTACCGGATTTCAGTTGAAAAAGAAGATATTCCGTAAATCGGAGTAA
- a CDS encoding tetratricopeptide repeat protein, giving the protein MGIRKYGFTRGLTCLIFVFILCGCASTKGIADKSGELSSEDRRKFDYFYLEAERLKAIGENDAAFDLMSRAADLDTTSAAARFFLAPYYLRMGFYEQARKDLRYAAEKYPDNYWYNVVYANFSQQSNRHDEAIRIWTRLLEQNPDKPEINSALAEAYTAKGDMKQAIACYDRMESSMGMMEPITIEKLKLYEYMGDKEAMVAVAEKLQRTFPRNTDYMRLLGDIYLEAGNDSAALSIYNKALDLEPENGYIYLSRAGYYEKRGDTIAYNNEIRNALMNRRIDVDTKLSIFSTYIVGLMKKKQELNRVDSLFTEMLEQYPQEEPVHRLFGMYLSSRKDFSRAEEQYAIAADLAPTNPENWLQLIGLYLYQEKYAEVIRVGKRAIQYVPDQKDIYMYVAVASAQTKSYDEALSMLETGLNYVEENDAGTKSFFYGQMGDVYHSAGDKEKSYEMYEKALSYNASNIPVLNNYSYFLAMEGQDLDKAERMSAQTVKAEPDNATYLDTYAWIFFKQGNYSLARIYLQNALDKTKEPSAELFEHYGDILFMLGEVDEAVTYWQKALEAGSESAELLQKKIKNKKYIEK; this is encoded by the coding sequence ATGGGAATACGGAAATATGGATTTACAAGAGGATTGACGTGCTTAATATTTGTTTTTATTTTGTGCGGCTGTGCCTCGACCAAAGGTATTGCGGATAAGTCGGGGGAGCTTTCTTCGGAGGATCGCCGGAAATTTGACTATTTCTATTTGGAGGCCGAGCGATTGAAAGCTATCGGAGAAAACGATGCCGCATTCGATTTGATGAGTCGGGCGGCCGATTTGGATACGACTAGTGCCGCCGCCCGCTTTTTCTTGGCTCCATATTATCTGAGAATGGGATTTTACGAGCAGGCGAGGAAGGACTTGCGATATGCCGCTGAAAAATATCCCGATAATTATTGGTATAACGTAGTGTATGCCAATTTCTCACAGCAGAGCAACCGTCACGACGAGGCCATACGGATATGGACGCGGTTGCTGGAACAGAATCCCGATAAGCCCGAAATAAATTCGGCTTTGGCAGAAGCTTATACGGCCAAAGGCGATATGAAGCAAGCTATCGCCTGTTATGATCGAATGGAGTCGTCGATGGGTATGATGGAGCCGATTACGATAGAGAAGTTGAAACTTTATGAGTATATGGGCGATAAGGAGGCTATGGTGGCCGTGGCGGAGAAGTTGCAACGGACTTTTCCCCGAAATACCGATTATATGAGACTGCTGGGGGATATTTATTTGGAGGCCGGAAACGATTCGGCGGCTCTGTCGATCTATAATAAAGCTTTGGACCTTGAACCCGAAAACGGATATATCTATTTGTCGAGAGCCGGATACTATGAGAAACGAGGCGATACGATCGCTTATAACAACGAAATACGCAATGCTCTGATGAACCGACGTATCGATGTCGATACCAAACTAAGTATTTTCAGTACGTATATCGTCGGCCTCATGAAGAAAAAACAAGAGTTGAACCGGGTCGATTCCTTATTTACCGAGATGTTGGAACAGTACCCTCAGGAGGAACCTGTTCATCGTCTGTTCGGTATGTATCTGTCGAGCCGTAAAGATTTTTCCCGTGCCGAGGAACAGTATGCGATTGCTGCCGATTTGGCTCCTACCAATCCGGAAAACTGGTTGCAACTGATAGGGCTGTATCTTTATCAAGAGAAATACGCCGAGGTGATACGAGTGGGAAAGAGGGCTATACAATATGTTCCCGACCAAAAGGATATATATATGTATGTGGCGGTAGCCAGCGCACAGACTAAAAGTTATGACGAGGCCCTCTCGATGTTGGAAACAGGCTTGAATTATGTAGAGGAGAACGATGCGGGTACGAAGTCGTTTTTTTACGGGCAGATGGGCGATGTGTACCATTCGGCGGGAGATAAGGAGAAGTCGTATGAAATGTATGAGAAAGCCTTGTCTTACAATGCATCGAATATTCCGGTGTTGAATAATTACAGCTATTTTCTCGCTATGGAGGGGCAGGATTTGGATAAAGCCGAGCGAATGAGTGCACAGACCGTTAAGGCCGAGCCGGATAATGCTACCTATCTGGATACGTATGCTTGGATATTTTTCAAGCAGGGCAATTATTCTTTGGCACGGATTTATTTACAAAATGCGTTAGATAAGACGAAAGAGCCGAGTGCGGAGTTGTTCGAGCATTACGGCGATATTTTGTTTATGCTGGGCGAAGTCGATGAGGCTGTGACCTACTGGCAGAAGGCTCTCGAAGCAGGTAGCGAATCGGCCGAGCTGTTGCAAAAGAAAATCAAGAACAAGAAATATATCGAGAAATGA